The sequence below is a genomic window from Capsicum annuum cultivar UCD-10X-F1 unplaced genomic scaffold, UCD10Xv1.1 ctg39617, whole genome shotgun sequence.
tcCAAAAGCTAGGTCCAATAGAAATACTGAAAAATGCAGACAAAGTATGTACAACTTGGAGCCGATTGTGCCATGAACCGGCTATATGGCGTGTCATTAAAATGCAAAATGCCGGCGCTGATTTCGGGGACAGGGAAGATGACTTAGAGAGGATGTGCCGACAAGCTGTGGATCGGAGCTGGGGTCAAGTAATTGAGATCAGTCTCGAGTACTTTGGAAGCGACAATTTGCTCAATTACATCGCTGAAAGGTTCCCTTTTCAACCCTAATTTTAGCTGTCAATGTGATGTGTTTGATTATTTGGTCTTTTTGCTTATTATTAGGTTTTTTTTGGTGTACCGTTTATTCCGAAAATTGGTGACGTCCAATCCTACAACTCAAATGAAATGTAGTAGGGCTGTAGTAATAATAAACCCAaaaaaaggttggggtcgatccacGAGTAGTGCGTGTGTTAAGGTGTCCAAGAGTGTCTAAATTTGTGAATTTCCTAAGTTAATTTAAACAAGAAAATGATTGAATGATTACTTCTAAAACTTCGACAGTGATAATTTGCTTAATTATATCATAGAAAAGTAACCCTAATTTACCTGTGGAG
It includes:
- the LOC124891667 gene encoding F-box protein SKIP19-like (The sequence of the model RefSeq protein was modified relative to this genomic sequence to represent the inferred CDS: added 27 bases not found in genome assembly), with amino-acid sequence MEDMECPIAPPWLELPPEITTTILQKLGPIEILKNADKVCTTWSRLCHEPAIWRVIKMQNAGADFGDREDDLERMCRQAVDRSWGQVIEISLEYFGSDNLLNYIAERMEGRCEPA